A single region of the Anguilla anguilla isolate fAngAng1 chromosome 17, fAngAng1.pri, whole genome shotgun sequence genome encodes:
- the LOC118216821 gene encoding polycomb protein suz12-B-like isoform X1, whose translation MAPQKHGAGSGGSASGPGLGCTSGKANGGVYQSSAVVMAPVKKPKMELIQADHELFLQAFEKPTQIYRFLRTRNLIAPIFLHRTLTYMSHRNSRTNAKRKSFKVDDLLFKVEKMRGEQESHSLASHLQLTFTGFFHKIEKPSQNSENEQNSVSLEVLLVKVCHKKRKDVSCPVKQVPTGKKQVPLNPDGGQPKPGAFPSLVVSSNEFEPSNSHMVKSYSLLFRVSRPGRRDLNGLANGETNENIDVMEELPNRRRRNMSHREDGETTFVAQMTVFDKNRRLQLLDGEYEVSMQEMEDCPVSKKRATWETILDGKWLPPFETFSQGPTLQFTLRWTGDSADKSTAPVAKPLATRNSDSSAVESRPSAVKPAQALAVKDSISTDIQTRREQISVEPRQKLRIFYQFLYNNNTRQQTEARDDLHCPWCTLNCRKLYSLLKHLKLSHSRFIFNYVPHPKGARIDVSINECYDGSYVGNPQDIHSQPGFAFSRNGPVKRTAVTHVLVCRPKRTKPSLSEFLESEDGEREQQRTYISGHNRLYFHSDSCMPLRPQEMEVDSEDERDPEWLREKTITQIEEFTDVNEGEKEVMKLWNLHVMKYGFIADNQMNLACMLFVEKCGPYIVEKNLCRNFLLHLVSMHDFNLVSIVTIDKIMARMRDMQARSGKEGEGVAEEPPEPEPQLNGGHAPCAEAPCRHDNREDDEEEEDEEEEEEEEDDEASLPGVPKHSKRQKL comes from the exons ATGGCTCCTCAAAAGCACGGCGCGGGGAGTGGTGGTTCTGCTTCGGGTCCTGGTTTGGGTTGTACTAGTGGTAAAGCCAATGGTGGTGTGTACCAGTCCTCCGCTGTTGTGATGGCCCCGGTGAAGAAGCCGAAAATGGAACTCATACAAGCCGATCATGAGCTTTTCCTCCAGGCCTTCGAAA AACCAACACAAATCTACAGATTCCTTCGCACCAGGAACCTGATTGCG cccattTTCTTGCACAGGACGCTCACGTACATGTCCCACCGGAACTCACGAACAAATGCCAAAAG GAAGTCCTTTAAAGTGGACGACTTGCTGTTCAAAGTGGAGAAGatgagaggagagcaggagtcCCACAG cctGGCTTCACACCTTCAGCTCACATTCACTGGATTCTTCCATAAAATAG aaaAGCCATCGCAGAACTCAGAGAACGAACAAAACTCTGTGTCTTTAGAGGTGCTACTCGTCAAAGTCTGCCACAAAAAAcgcaag GACGTCAGCTGCCCGGTCAAGCAAGTGCCCACCGGTAAGAAGCAGGTGCCTTTGAACCCTGACGGCGGCCAGCCCAAGCCGGGAGCCTTCCCCTCGCTGGTGGTGTCCAGCAACGAGTTCGAGCCCAGCAACAGCCACATGGTCAAGTCCTACTCGCTGCTGTTCCGCGTGTCCCGGCCGGGGAGGCGGGACCTCAACGGCCTAGCCAACGGCGAAACCAACGAGAACATCG ATGTCATGGAGGAGCTTccaaacaggaggaggaggaacatgTCTCATCGAGAGGACGGGGAGACCACCTTCGTCGCCCAGATGACTGTCTTCGATAAAAACAG GCGTCTGCAGTTGCTGGATGGGGAGTATGAAGTGTCCATGCAGGAGATGGAGGACTGCCCGGTCAGCAAGAAGAGAGCCACCTGGGAGACCATCCTGGATGGgaag tggCTGCCCCCTTTCGAGACGTTCTCTCAGGGACCCACGCTGCAGTTCACCCTGCGCTGGACGGGCGACTCCGCCGACAAGTCCACCGCCCCCGTGGCCAAGCCCCTGGCCACCCGCAACTCGGACTCCAGCGCCGTGGAGAGCCGGCCCAGCGCCGTCAAGCCCGCGCAGGCCCTAG cTGTTAAGGACTCCATTAGCACAGATATCCAGACGAGGAGAGAGCAGATTTCCGTTGAGCCGCGGCAGAAGCTGCGCATATTTTATCAG ttCTTGTACAATAACAACACCCGGCAGCAGACGGAGGCGCGGGATGACCTGCACTGCCCCTGGTGCACTCTCAACTGCCGCAAGCTCTACAGTCTGCTCAAGCACCTCAAGCTGTCCCACAGCCGCTTCATCTTCAACTATGTG CCTCACCCGAAGGGAGCCCGGATAGACGTGTCCATTAACGAGTGCTACGACGGCTCGTACGTGGGGAACCCTCAGGACATCCACAGCCAGCCCGGCTTCGCCTTCAGCCGCAATGGCCCCGTCAAGAGGACCGCCGTCACCCACGTCCTGGTCTGCAG GCCCAAGCGCACGAAGCCCAGCCTGTCGGAGTTCCTGGAGTCGGAGGACGGGGAGCGGGAGCAGCAGCGCACCTACATCAGCGGCCACAACCGCCTGTACTTCCACAGCGACAGCTGCATGCCCCTGCGGCCGCAGGAGATGGAGGTGGACAGCGAGGACGAGCGAGACCCCGAGTGGCTGAGGGAGAAGACCATCacg caaaTAGAAGAGTTCACAGACGTGAACGAGGGCGAGAAGGAGGTCATGAAGCTGTGGAACCTGCACGTGATGAAGTACGG gttcATAGCGGACAATCAGATGAACCTGGCCTGCATGCTGTTCGTGGAGAAGTGCGGGCCCTACATCGTGGAGAAGAACCTGTGCAGGAACTTCCTGCTGCACCTGGTCAGCATGCACGACTTCAACCTGGTCAGCATCGTCACCATCGACAAGATCATGGCCCGCATGCGCGACATGCAGGCGCGCAGCGgcaaggagggggagggggtggcggaGGAGCCGCCCGAGCCTGAGCCCCAGCTGAacggaggccacgccccctgcgCCGAGGCGCCCTGTCGCCACGACAACCGCGAGGacgatgaggaggaagaggatgaggaagaggaggaggaggaggaggacgacgaggCCTCCCTGCCAGGCGTTCCCAAGCACAGCAAGCGCCAGAAACTCTGA
- the crlf3 gene encoding cytokine receptor-like factor 3: protein MSIETEALLQEAKESIEAAQNYRTELQHRLHGLSQARKQVRGSASQTREALKRHFQDLQAMVTRLLGERLAALLQEVDAIEQDSVRPLDDCQKLIEQGVSTADELLKEGEAAIRCGIAGEDDMLGRFTKKALQIQLDSLPEVPVLVDVPCLSAQLDDSLLQTVRERVARHASVASHPPVQIEELVERPGSMLVRWCKVDDDFAVQDYRLQFRRSPSSQYEDAYIGKETDYLVLHLDPHTDHQFRVCARGEGRTEWSPWSVPQTGYTTLAPHEWCPGTDGYILSSRRNIAMRSDSSPSNAGVLYSNSATYFCGQTLTFKFTAAGQGDRWDSVGVCVDNQSGAESLQRDKAVCISTNGAVFVNGKEMTNQLPAITTGSTVTFDMEVVNLFPVGNNLGDGGNFKLRVTIGSGNREVVFDWLLDQSVDCLFFGCSFTYPNWKVLVF, encoded by the exons ATGTCGATTGAGACAGAGGCTTTGCTGCAGGAAGCGAAGGAGAGCATCGAGGCAGCACAGAACTACAGGACTGAACTGCAGCATCGGCTACATGGACTCAGCCAGGCCCGCAAACAG GTGCGCGGCAGCGCCAGCCAGACGCGGGAGGCGCTGAAGCGGCACTTCCAGGACCTGCAGGCGATGGTGACGCGGCTGCTGGGCGAGCGGCTGGCGGCGCTGCTGCAGGAGGTGGACGCCATCGAGCAGGACAGCGTGCGGCCGCTCGACGACTGCCAGAAGCTCATCGAGCAGGGCGTCAGCACCGCCGACGAGCTGCTGAAGGAAG GCGAGGCCGCCATTCGCTGTGGCATAGCGGGGGAGGACGACATGCTGGGCAGATTCACCAAGAAGGCTCTGCAGATCCAGCTGGACAG tctccccGAGGTGCCGGTCCTGGTGGACGTCCCCTGCCTGTCTGCGCAGCTGGACGACTCGCTGCTGCAGACGGTGCGGGAGCGCGTGGCGAGGCACGCCAGTGTCGCCTCCCACCCTCCCGTGCAGATCGAGGAGCTGGTGGAGCGTCCCGGCAGCATGCTGGTGCGCTGGTGCAAG GTGGACGATGATTTCGCGGTGCAGGACTACCGGCTGCAGTTCCGCCgcagcccctcctcccagtACGAGGACGCCTACATCGGCAAGGAAACGGATTACCTGGTGCTGCACCTGGACCCCCACACCGACCACCAGTTCCGCGTGTGCGCCAGGGGCGAGGGGCGCACCGAGTGGAGCCCCTGGAGCGTCCCACAAACGGGCTACACCACGCTAGCTCCCCACG AGTGGTGTCCTGGCACTGACGGCTACATCCTGAGCAGCCGGAGGAACATCGCCATGCGCAGTGACTCCTCCCCTTCCAACGCTGGCGTTCTGTACTCCAACTCCGCCACCTACTTCTGCGGGCAGACCCTCACTTTCAA GTTCACTGCAGCTGGTCAGGGGGACAGGTGGGACAgcgttggggtgtgtgtggacaACCAGAGCGGGGCGGAGTCTCTGCAGCGGGACAAGGCCGTCTGCATCTCCACCAACG gtgctgtgtttgtgaatgggAAAGAGATGACCAACCAGCTACCGGCCATCACCACCGGCTCCACTGTGACCTTTGACATGGAAGTGGTCAACCTCTTCCCTGTCGGCAACAACCTCGGTGACGGGGGCAACTTCAAGCTGAGGGTGACCATTGGCTCAGGGAACCGGGAGGTGgtatttgattggctgctggaTCAGAGTGTGGACTGCCTGTTCTTCGGCTGCTCCTTCACCTACCCCAACTGGAAGGTTCTGGTGTTCTga
- the adap2 gene encoding arf-GAP with dual PH domain-containing protein 2 isoform X1: MANHDRNKKILLDLVKKPDNSRCADCEAPDPDWASYKLGTFVCLTCTGTHRNLSNISRIKSIHLDFWDDELVEFMRANGNASARAFYEMAVPPFYYRPRQQDCAVLREQWIRAKYERQEFTSQGKHLQQAYSSGLYEGSLWKKGRDNGHYLKRRFVLSEKDFTLRYFTTDSQTKGPKAVIAVKTLNATFQPEKIGHPHGLQLTYLCEDHTRNLFVYHDDAQEIVNWFSAIRAIRLAYLKTAFPMASDSELLPWITRNYLKEGYMEKTGPLQREPFKKRWFVLDAADRKLLYFKTQLDAVELGAVFIGPESQGYSTGECEPRGTRGNKWKFGIIVETPDRQFVFMCEQEREQKEWVAAFCQVISRPMLPQDYTSKPHPLPPRTTPLR; encoded by the exons ATGGCTAATCATGACAGAAATAAGAAGATATTGTTGGACTTGGTGAAAAAACCTGATAACAGCCGTTGCGCCGACTGTGAAGCTCCGG ACCCGGACTGGGCGTCTTACAAACTGGGCACCTTTGTGTGTCTCACCTGCACCGGAACACACCGGAACCTCTCCAACATCAGCCGCATCAAATCCATACACCTGGACTTCTGGGATGATGAGCTGGTAGAG TTCATGAGAGCCAATGGAAACGCCTCCGCGAGAGCATTTTACGAAATGGCCGTCCCTCCTTTCTACTATCGCCCGCGGCAACAGGACTGCGC ggtCCTACGGGAACAGTGGATCAGAGCCAAATATGAAAGGCAGGAATTCACCAGTCAAGGCAAGCACCTTCAGCAGGCCTATAGCTCAG GCCTGTATGAGGGGTCCCTGTGGAAGAAAGGAAGGGACAACGGACACTATCTGAAGAGGAGATTTGTTCTGTCTGAGAAGGATTTCACACTCAGATACTTCACCACTGACAGT CAAACCAAAGGCCCCAAAGCAGTCATCGCGGTGAAGACCCTGAACGCCACCTTCCAGCCGGAGAAGATCGGCCACCCGCACGGCCTCCAGCTGACCTACCTGTGTGAAGACCACACCCGGAATCTGTTTGTGTACCATGACGACGCCCAG GAGATCGTGAACTGGTTCAGTGCAATTCGAGCGATCCGTTTGGCCTACCTGAAGACGGCGTTCCCCATGGCCAGCGACAGTGAA CTGTTGCCCTGGATAACCAGGAATTACCTGAAAGAGGGTTACATGGAGAAGACTGGTCCACTG CAACGAGAGCCGTTCAAGAAGAGGTGGTTTGTGCTCGACGCTGCGGACAGGAAGTTGCTCTATTTTAAAACTCAGCTG GACGCGGTGGAGCTGGGCGCGGTGTTCATCGGCCCGGAGAGCCAGGGCTACTCCACGGGGGAGTGCGAGCCGAGGGGCACCCGCGGCAACAAGTGGAAGTTCGGCATCATCGTGGAGACGCCAGACCGGCAGTTTGTCTTCATGTGCGAGCAGGAGCGCGAGCAGAAGGAGTGGGTGGCGGCCTTCTGCCAGGTCATCTCCCGGCCTATGCTCCCACAGGACTACACCAGTAAGCCCCACCCACTGCCCCCCAGGACTACACCA CTGAGGTGA
- the LOC118216821 gene encoding polycomb protein suz12-B-like isoform X2, with protein sequence MAPQKHGAGSGGSASGPGLGCTSGKANGGVYQSSAVVMAPVKKPKMELIQADHELFLQAFEKPTQIYRFLRTRNLIAPIFLHRTLTYMSHRNSRTNAKRKSFKVDDLLFKVEKMRGEQESHSLASHLQLTFTGFFHKIEKPSQNSENEQNSVSLEVLLVKVCHKKRKDVSCPVKQVPTGKKQVPLNPDGGQPKPGAFPSLVVSSNEFEPSNSHMVKSYSLLFRVSRPGRRDLNGLANGETNENIDVMEELPNRRRRNMSHREDGETTFVAQMTVFDKNRRLQLLDGEYEVSMQEMEDCPVSKKRATWETILDGKWLPPFETFSQGPTLQFTLRWTGDSADKSTAPVAKPLATRNSDSSAVESRPSAVKPAQALAVKDSISTDIQTRREQISVEPRQKLRIFYQFLYNNNTRQQTEARDDLHCPWCTLNCRKLYSLLKHLKLSHSRFIFNYVPHPKGARIDVSINECYDGSYVGNPQDIHSQPGFAFSRNGPVKRTAVTHVLVCRPKRTKPSLSEFLESEDGEREQQRTYISGHNRLYFHSDSCMPLRPQEMEVDSEDERDPEWLREKTITQIEEFTDVNEGEKEVMKLWNLHVMKFIADNQMNLACMLFVEKCGPYIVEKNLCRNFLLHLVSMHDFNLVSIVTIDKIMARMRDMQARSGKEGEGVAEEPPEPEPQLNGGHAPCAEAPCRHDNREDDEEEEDEEEEEEEEDDEASLPGVPKHSKRQKL encoded by the exons ATGGCTCCTCAAAAGCACGGCGCGGGGAGTGGTGGTTCTGCTTCGGGTCCTGGTTTGGGTTGTACTAGTGGTAAAGCCAATGGTGGTGTGTACCAGTCCTCCGCTGTTGTGATGGCCCCGGTGAAGAAGCCGAAAATGGAACTCATACAAGCCGATCATGAGCTTTTCCTCCAGGCCTTCGAAA AACCAACACAAATCTACAGATTCCTTCGCACCAGGAACCTGATTGCG cccattTTCTTGCACAGGACGCTCACGTACATGTCCCACCGGAACTCACGAACAAATGCCAAAAG GAAGTCCTTTAAAGTGGACGACTTGCTGTTCAAAGTGGAGAAGatgagaggagagcaggagtcCCACAG cctGGCTTCACACCTTCAGCTCACATTCACTGGATTCTTCCATAAAATAG aaaAGCCATCGCAGAACTCAGAGAACGAACAAAACTCTGTGTCTTTAGAGGTGCTACTCGTCAAAGTCTGCCACAAAAAAcgcaag GACGTCAGCTGCCCGGTCAAGCAAGTGCCCACCGGTAAGAAGCAGGTGCCTTTGAACCCTGACGGCGGCCAGCCCAAGCCGGGAGCCTTCCCCTCGCTGGTGGTGTCCAGCAACGAGTTCGAGCCCAGCAACAGCCACATGGTCAAGTCCTACTCGCTGCTGTTCCGCGTGTCCCGGCCGGGGAGGCGGGACCTCAACGGCCTAGCCAACGGCGAAACCAACGAGAACATCG ATGTCATGGAGGAGCTTccaaacaggaggaggaggaacatgTCTCATCGAGAGGACGGGGAGACCACCTTCGTCGCCCAGATGACTGTCTTCGATAAAAACAG GCGTCTGCAGTTGCTGGATGGGGAGTATGAAGTGTCCATGCAGGAGATGGAGGACTGCCCGGTCAGCAAGAAGAGAGCCACCTGGGAGACCATCCTGGATGGgaag tggCTGCCCCCTTTCGAGACGTTCTCTCAGGGACCCACGCTGCAGTTCACCCTGCGCTGGACGGGCGACTCCGCCGACAAGTCCACCGCCCCCGTGGCCAAGCCCCTGGCCACCCGCAACTCGGACTCCAGCGCCGTGGAGAGCCGGCCCAGCGCCGTCAAGCCCGCGCAGGCCCTAG cTGTTAAGGACTCCATTAGCACAGATATCCAGACGAGGAGAGAGCAGATTTCCGTTGAGCCGCGGCAGAAGCTGCGCATATTTTATCAG ttCTTGTACAATAACAACACCCGGCAGCAGACGGAGGCGCGGGATGACCTGCACTGCCCCTGGTGCACTCTCAACTGCCGCAAGCTCTACAGTCTGCTCAAGCACCTCAAGCTGTCCCACAGCCGCTTCATCTTCAACTATGTG CCTCACCCGAAGGGAGCCCGGATAGACGTGTCCATTAACGAGTGCTACGACGGCTCGTACGTGGGGAACCCTCAGGACATCCACAGCCAGCCCGGCTTCGCCTTCAGCCGCAATGGCCCCGTCAAGAGGACCGCCGTCACCCACGTCCTGGTCTGCAG GCCCAAGCGCACGAAGCCCAGCCTGTCGGAGTTCCTGGAGTCGGAGGACGGGGAGCGGGAGCAGCAGCGCACCTACATCAGCGGCCACAACCGCCTGTACTTCCACAGCGACAGCTGCATGCCCCTGCGGCCGCAGGAGATGGAGGTGGACAGCGAGGACGAGCGAGACCCCGAGTGGCTGAGGGAGAAGACCATCacg caaaTAGAAGAGTTCACAGACGTGAACGAGGGCGAGAAGGAGGTCATGAAGCTGTGGAACCTGCACGTGATGAA gttcATAGCGGACAATCAGATGAACCTGGCCTGCATGCTGTTCGTGGAGAAGTGCGGGCCCTACATCGTGGAGAAGAACCTGTGCAGGAACTTCCTGCTGCACCTGGTCAGCATGCACGACTTCAACCTGGTCAGCATCGTCACCATCGACAAGATCATGGCCCGCATGCGCGACATGCAGGCGCGCAGCGgcaaggagggggagggggtggcggaGGAGCCGCCCGAGCCTGAGCCCCAGCTGAacggaggccacgccccctgcgCCGAGGCGCCCTGTCGCCACGACAACCGCGAGGacgatgaggaggaagaggatgaggaagaggaggaggaggaggaggacgacgaggCCTCCCTGCCAGGCGTTCCCAAGCACAGCAAGCGCCAGAAACTCTGA
- the adap2 gene encoding arf-GAP with dual PH domain-containing protein 2 isoform X2, translating to MANHDRNKKILLDLVKKPDNSRCADCEAPDPDWASYKLGTFVCLTCTGTHRNLSNISRIKSIHLDFWDDELVEFMRANGNASARAFYEMAVPPFYYRPRQQDCAVLREQWIRAKYERQEFTSQGKHLQQAYSSGLYEGSLWKKGRDNGHYLKRRFVLSEKDFTLRYFTTDSQTKGPKAVIAVKTLNATFQPEKIGHPHGLQLTYLCEDHTRNLFVYHDDAQEIVNWFSAIRAIRLAYLKTAFPMASDSELLPWITRNYLKEGYMEKTGPLQREPFKKRWFVLDAADRKLLYFKTQLDAVELGAVFIGPESQGYSTGECEPRGTRGNKWKFGIIVETPDRQFVFMCEQEREQKEWVAAFCQVISRPMLPQDYTTEVNLRRRR from the exons ATGGCTAATCATGACAGAAATAAGAAGATATTGTTGGACTTGGTGAAAAAACCTGATAACAGCCGTTGCGCCGACTGTGAAGCTCCGG ACCCGGACTGGGCGTCTTACAAACTGGGCACCTTTGTGTGTCTCACCTGCACCGGAACACACCGGAACCTCTCCAACATCAGCCGCATCAAATCCATACACCTGGACTTCTGGGATGATGAGCTGGTAGAG TTCATGAGAGCCAATGGAAACGCCTCCGCGAGAGCATTTTACGAAATGGCCGTCCCTCCTTTCTACTATCGCCCGCGGCAACAGGACTGCGC ggtCCTACGGGAACAGTGGATCAGAGCCAAATATGAAAGGCAGGAATTCACCAGTCAAGGCAAGCACCTTCAGCAGGCCTATAGCTCAG GCCTGTATGAGGGGTCCCTGTGGAAGAAAGGAAGGGACAACGGACACTATCTGAAGAGGAGATTTGTTCTGTCTGAGAAGGATTTCACACTCAGATACTTCACCACTGACAGT CAAACCAAAGGCCCCAAAGCAGTCATCGCGGTGAAGACCCTGAACGCCACCTTCCAGCCGGAGAAGATCGGCCACCCGCACGGCCTCCAGCTGACCTACCTGTGTGAAGACCACACCCGGAATCTGTTTGTGTACCATGACGACGCCCAG GAGATCGTGAACTGGTTCAGTGCAATTCGAGCGATCCGTTTGGCCTACCTGAAGACGGCGTTCCCCATGGCCAGCGACAGTGAA CTGTTGCCCTGGATAACCAGGAATTACCTGAAAGAGGGTTACATGGAGAAGACTGGTCCACTG CAACGAGAGCCGTTCAAGAAGAGGTGGTTTGTGCTCGACGCTGCGGACAGGAAGTTGCTCTATTTTAAAACTCAGCTG GACGCGGTGGAGCTGGGCGCGGTGTTCATCGGCCCGGAGAGCCAGGGCTACTCCACGGGGGAGTGCGAGCCGAGGGGCACCCGCGGCAACAAGTGGAAGTTCGGCATCATCGTGGAGACGCCAGACCGGCAGTTTGTCTTCATGTGCGAGCAGGAGCGCGAGCAGAAGGAGTGGGTGGCGGCCTTCTGCCAGGTCATCTCCCGGCCTATGCTCCCACAGGACTACACCA CTGAGGTGAACTTGAGGAGGCGAAGATGA